The Synechococcus sp. HK05 DNA segment CCGAGATGGCGCAGTTCGGCCAGGGCCTCGGGGCTGCCTTGGGTGAGGCCCGGTTCCACGGTGGCCCCCAGCCAGAGGCGTCCGCCGGGGCGGGGCACCAGGTTGAAGCCATTCCAGCTGGCGCTGCCCGGCCAGGTCTCGGCGTTGCAGCCGGCCGGCAATTGCAGCTCCAGGGCCTGGCCCAGCACCGGGCTCTGGGGGCGCCTATGACCCAGGGGCTCCAGCAGTGCTGGGCTCGCCAGGCCAGCAGCGATCACCAACCAGTGGCTGCGGCAGGAGCCTGCCTCGGTGTGGATGATCCAGCGTTGATCGGCACCTTGGTTTCCCCGCTCCAGCTGCAGCACCGCAGCCGCTTGGGTGATCAGGCCGTGGTTGCGTCCGTCGTCCAGCAGGGCCTGCATGGCTGGTTGCGGGTCGATCTGAGCGTCGTTCGGTGAGAACAGCGCTCCGGCCGCATCCGCGGGGAGGGCTGGGCTGAGCGCCTGCAGCTCAGCCCGGTTGAGCAGCCGCAGCGGCAGCCCTTGCCGTTGGCGTTGTTCGGCCAGGCGTGCCTGGGCCTGCCACTCCTGCTCGTTGCAGGCCAGTTGCAGCAGG contains these protein-coding regions:
- a CDS encoding FAD-dependent oxidoreductase; amino-acid sequence: MIGAGVVGLSVAWLLSQHGHRVQLIDPALAHGQSSEAGSSAALGLLMAEIFRRSSGRGWRLRQQSLALWRQWREQLSERGHHIPWRPGLLQLACNEQEWQAQARLAEQRQRQGLPLRLLNRAELQALSPALPADAAGALFSPNDAQIDPQPAMQALLDDGRNHGLITQAAAVLQLERGNQGADQRWIIHTEAGSCRSHWLVIAAGLASPALLEPLGHRRPQSPVLGQALELQLPAGCNAETWPGSASWNGFNLVPRPGGRLWLGATVEPGLTQGSPEALAELRHLGGAAPDWLRQAEPLRHWQGLRARPDERPAPLLELLEPGLVLTSGHYRNGVLLAPASAAWVLEQLQSPGPLPAL